The DNA window CCACTGAGGCCTGGCTATTCATAAGCTCGAGTCCTCATGTAATATGGTGACATATCTGCATGTAACCCACACACACCCTAATGTACACTTCAAAGCATTTCTAGACCACCTGTAACATCTGATATGCTATAAAGGCTAGAGAAATACTTCTTGTATGATTTAGGAATTAATGACCAAAAAGTGTTTACAATTATTTTTCCTGACAGTTTTATCTGGGGTTGAATGCTGAGAtagactcaacagatacaaaggGCTAACTGCACTTGATTACGTATGCAGTAAGAAACCCTAACAGGTAAGGATAAGGAGGAAAACATTTCCTGCTTTTGTGGCCTAGCCTAGTGGCCACCTCAGCAACTCATCTTCAGGGTGGATTCCTTACCTATTCCAATATGTTTCATTTCACGTAGTATCTGTAAGGCTGGTAGCCTTCCAAGTGAATGAAACTTGCGGAGACATTTCAGCGTTGTGTTAAACGTCTGCAGGTTTGGCTTTACCTTCTGTGCAACCATATGTCTTAGTAGATCCTGGGTGAATccagaacaggaaacacatgtcTTTATTCCAAGGTAATTTGCTAAAACTGTTAAGAGAACTTTATTCTGTGGCTAAATGTAAAACACATTAACACCCATACTCCCAATTAAAAACTACATGTTTTAGTGAACAAACAGCCTGGTCAGTGgcccacatctttaatccagcaACTGAGAGTCAGAAACAaaagatctctgtgggttcaaagcAGGCCTGGCTTACATATCAAGCTCTAGGCCACTAAGGGCTTCACAGTGAGGCCTTTTcttaaagaaaaccagaaaaagcaAAACCCATGGCTAAGTACTGCCTGCGCAGAGCCAGCAGTCCCACCCTCCAGGGCCTAACACTGTCACGGGGTCAAGGAGCCTGTCTCTCCACTCTATCATCCACCCCTAGGAACCATGTGTCTATCTGCAATCTTCTCTCACACTgagacaaaacaaacataaaataactAAAGAACAGATCACTACGGTATAAAAACATTCTACCTTTAAATTTCGCCCAAAACCCTTTCTGGTGTTTTCAATTTGTCATCTCTGGCCAGAATTATAAATAATTACAGTGAACTCTTCCAGCGCTCTCTGAATTCTTGCTATATGGTGACTGATGAATCAatactttctttcctcctggAAGGCAGGCACTGAGCAGTTGTTCCATGAGAGCAATGACTGCCACAAAAATGCTAAATTAATCTTTATTAGTAAAAGGTAGCTACAAGATAAAGAAGATTGTCGCTTACCAATATATCATTCCATTTTTCCTCAAATTTCTCATTGGGAATGAATGTTTTTGCTTCAATCAATGCATTAAAGGTGTATACATCAGCTGTAAAAGGAAAAGTACTTTAACAAAATTTGAGGTTGAAAATTCACCTCACAAAAACTGAAAATAAGAAATTGGTCAGTCTTGGTGTCTTAATCAATCTCAGTAAGGCCTTTAGAACTAGTTCTCCACTCCCATTTTAGTCATGAGCATGACAACACCACCCCCCTACCCCAGACTGGAGCAAAATCTAAAGCTCTCACTGAAATCTTGGGAAGAGCAGCAGTTCCCAGCCAGTGTGAGTCATGACCTTTGggggttacatatcagatattacaTTAAAAtccaaaacagtagcaaaattgcagatatgaagtagcaatgaaaatctgGGTTTTAAGGGTTGGAGGTCACCCCAACAtgcagaactgtattaaagggtctcagcatcaggaaagttgagaaccactgtgttagAGAAACGTCCTTAAACTTACCACTAAGTCTGTTATTTAATAACTCAGTGTACAAGTTCAACGCCTGTGCATAAGCTCGGTGCTGGAGAGGAAAAAGCGAACATCAGCAAAGTCTCCCCAACTGGGAACGTGAGCACACACATAGAAGGCTCCTATTCTCAGGAAGCTTGTAGCTCAGTGCAGTGCATTTCTTCCAGAGGCACTGGCAATGCCTAGAGACAGTTTCAGTTGTCACAACTGAggatgaggcagagacaggttaCTCACATCTGATGGGTAGAAATGGGGAAGACAATACACTCGGACATCTTCCAACACACAGGAAAGCTTCCAACAAGCCCTCTGCTCCCTCACTTGGGGAGCTCGGGGTTCAGTTCTTAAGACAGTTTGGTGCTCAATCCAAAAGACTGGAGTTCTCAATCCCATACCCATGCTAGGAGGCTCACAATGCCTGTAGGAAGTCTGGctccaaaaaaacccaacacccactcacccacccacaccctgGTATAAACTTAATTTCGGAGAgcatgtctgaaaaaaaaaaatttttttttttggccaggtATTGTGGAGCACCTGCAATGAGGCAAGCAGGAAGATTTGCGTGAGTTTAAGCCTTGTCTGCTAGTCCAGCCAGTTAAAGGTTACacagaatctgtctcaaaaagtatAACCATTTCCTATTATGTTTACTGAAAAATGCATGAAGCAAATAGATATCTTGCTTAAAATTGCCCCCCAAATATCACATTACGTACACCCTCATGATCCCAGGCATTTTACAACCCTGATAGAATAGGGGTGAAAAGAACAAAATGGACcttcaagacagaaataaaggaaggTACCTTCACCATCCCTCGGATCATCGTGCAGTAGGAGCGTGCATTTTTCTCTGGCATCAGAGCAAAGATTCTCTCGGCATTGTTTTGTGCTCTAGAAACATGAGAATAAACATCAACCAGAGGCACAGAGAAAACTAGTGAGTGCCACCACTTTCTGGCAATGTTTTAGGCAATGTAcacaactgtcctctgacccAGAGTGTAACAGGTTATCACCTCAAAATATGTTAAAGATCTCAAGTTGTCTACACGTTCACAGATCTCAGGCCCATGGCCGGGAAAGTGGTTATTAACATCTAAGAAATACCCGAGTCAAACACAAAGAACAAGATACACAGCAGAGGCTGTTTCTCTGTCCCACTTCTTATACTCTGAAACAAATTCCCCAAGGTGGCCTTGCTCCCAAGTCTTGCCATATTCTAGCATAAGCAGTTTTGCCTCTTTACTAGAGGGTAAGAAAATGGTACCTATCTTGTGTAAATGTTCCTGAATACTGAACACCCTAGGATATCAGCTAAGATCTTACTACAAAGTCCATGTTTGTgccagtgcccatggaggtcacatctcccagagctggaattacatataagatgctgggaacagaacttggaATCTCAGTGAGAATAGGAAattctcttaactactgagccatctctctaaaccaGTATAATGGTAGCCTTTCTCCTCTATACATGCAATCAAATCTTTCAGAATTAGTTAGGGAATCTACATCCCAGGGTAGCACTACTCATTAAACTACACACAGatgaaaaatgacaaaaaggACATCCAGGTCAAACCCTGAGTGGAGTTTTGTACACTGGCAGGCGGTAACAACCTATAAAAAGTAGTCTAAGCCGCAAGTGATGCTGTGCACTGCTTATACCaatcccaggcagaggcaggaatggCCCACATTTGAGGATGGCCTGGAATCTTAAATAAAGGCAGTAACCAAGAAGCCAGGtatagtggcacacacttttaatcccagcactcaggaggcacaagGATCTTTGCGAGTTTGATGCTGGCCActtctacatagtgagctcccgGACAACCAAGACTACAGAGAGTCTCTGTctcatgaaacaaaacaaaagacaaaaggtaTAAAATATAAGTATACAAAGGCAGATTGtggaatatatatgtaaaatggaaaagtttctattttagaacattttataggatggcaactccagaaGACACGGCAGCATATTTTTCATGTACTGTAAAGTTCCCATAACACAGGGTTTCATATTTAACATACTTCCAAAGACCAGACTCCATCCTGggtgtttggttgttttcctcAGCAGCCTCTTCCTAGAACAGATGAGATACAGGGTAAAAAAACACTTGCTTGAAAGCTacttaaaaaatcagaaaaggaaattcaaaaacctAAAGGAAATAACAGATTATCAAAAGGCAAAGAAAACCCCCCAATATGTTCACACCCACAGTTAATACATTTAATGTGGAATTAGTGCACACTGAGGAAAGCAAGTCACATCTAAAatctgaccaggctggcctcaaactcaagagatctgccttccacctctgtgctgggattaaaagtgtaagCCAGCATACCCAGTTATGCATAGCTAGGCCTAAAAATAGAGCCTACAAGCCAGCTACCTAGGAGACCAAAGCATGTAGAATTTGAATTTAGGGCTAGTCCAAGCAACTTAATTAGCAAGATAATTatttcaaaaaccaaaccaaccaaccaaccaaccaaccaaacaaacaaaaaaacagggcagggcattggtgatgtacacctttaatcccagtacttggaaggcagaggtaatCAGATCTCTTAGATcaacatggtctacagagtgaatgccaggacagccagggcacagAGAGACTTtggttcaaaaaacaaaacaaacaacaacaacaacaacaaaaaaaatccaaaacaaaaaacaccaaccaaaaaagTGTGGGGAGTAGAGATGGTTTCACAATTCAGTACTTGCCTACCATATGGAGGGCCTAGGTTTACCTCTCCCTAAAAAGCTCACTAATGTTCTATTCAGCTATAAAGATGAAAATTATGTCATTTGTAAGAAAATGAAACTAGAGATTACTTatggattaaagaaaaaaaaaaacaggtgttGCTTGGTTTCTCTCACATGTATCATCCTCTAAAACATATACATCTTAAACACAAAGTAGAAAGGGATAATTTGGAAAGATGAAAAAAACCACTGGgaaagagggaaggcaggagggaaaggaggagggggaaaggaggaagagggaaaggaggaagagagaaaggaagaagagagaaaggaggagggggaaaggaggaagagagaaaggaggagggggaaagaaggaagagagaaaggaggaagggggaaaggaggagggggaaaggaggaagagagaaaggaggagggggaaaggaagaagagagaaaggaggaagagagaaaggaggagggggaaaggaggaagtggcaaaggaggaagtgggaaaggaggaagagggaaagggggaagagagaaaggaggagggggaaaggagaaagagagaaaggaggaagagagaaaggaggaagagagaaaagaaaggagagggaaaggaagaagagggaaaggaggaagggggaaaggaagaagagggagtaTGGTtaaaatacattacatacatgtatgaaaatgtacTAACAAAACACACTATTTTGAGTAATACatactaaataaaaatgaatggaaaacaAGTGTTCAGGTGTCTCCATTGTGCTTACAGAAGGCCACAGTGCCACATCAGAATAGAACCTTTTAGTACTATGACACATGGCACAGAACCCCAACCCACTGAGAAAACATTATTGTAGAAACAAAAAgccaacttttaatttttttttttttttttaccaagtttTCCAAATGTTCGGTTTGTTGAAAAGGATAGTCAGCTGGGGGCTCTTGATCACCATAGTAACACAATAAATCCAAAAGACTATTAGTTGTTTCAAGAGAGACTGTGGTtcctgtggttaggagaaaaaaCAAACGTTGAAACACCCAACAAGCAAAGCCTGTTGAgattcctcccttcttctctactACTGGCAGCTTATTGGCTGCATACTCAATCCCTACTACCATATCCCCAATTAGCACATAGAATGTATGATGGCTTTCTGCTGATTCTGTCCCAGGTTCCCCTGTAATGGCTgttttttgtgtgtcaacttgacataagctggagttatcacagagaaaaggagcCTCCcctgaggaaatacctccatgagatccagctgtaaggtattttctcaattagtgatcaagggggaagggccAGCCCATTGtcagtggtgccatccctgggctggtagttttgggttctataagcaagtttgtttcttttatgcTTAGCAAAATTTTTATTCTAATTCACTTAACAGCAGTGTAGACTCCTAAAATTTAATGATAACAGCTGACTTTGAAGAGATCACATCTTTATTTATAGTAGCTTATCAGTCATGTTACCTAGAATTATACTTATTAATAAAGTCATGCAGATCtaatgcaaaacacaaaaggaCATTAGCTAGATGCTCAGAAAAATTACATGGTCTTTTCTAGATTACTAAGTGAGGCAGAACCCTATCAACATCCAAGTCCCTGAACTCCACTGAACaagtctttcttttaaaacatttctctgGGGGTGAAAAGATAGATGCTcagttcagtagttaagagcacttgctgcttgctcttccataggacttggtttgcttcccagcactcacaacaGGGATAAAATAAGTGCAgttaaggagctggagagatggctcagtggttaagagcactgactgctcttccagaggtcctgagttcaaatcccagcaaccacatggtggctcactaccatctgtaatgggatctgatgccttcttctttgtctgaagacagtgcaGTTAAGGAAGATCacaggtcctcttctggcctcccctgAAACTAGGCCCACAAATGATGCAGATATACACGCAAACAAAACCCTCACACATAAACAGAGGCCATGTATTTCCTTTGCCAGAATACAGAGGACAAAAGCAAGTAATAAACCCGCAGTTCTACCTCACTTATAATTTCAGGGTGAAGCTGGAGCAGAATATGAATTATGGTATTATACCACTGAAATCACAAACGTCGCCATCAAGCAGAGTAAGCGCTATTTGCTATTTTTATCCATAGTTAAGTGGGCCATATAAAATGACCCATATTCCAAGAGGGGCTCTGACTGAAATGAGTCACCTGCTTGCAAGAGCTGGTCAAAAATGTCCACTGAAGCTTTGACTCTTTTGAGTTTGACTCGTTCCTTCAGGGCAGCTTCACTCACACCTTCAATCTGAGGCTCCAAGTACTCGGGCATTAAGCACTAGAACAAGGAGAAGTGAATGACTACAGTCCAGGGTAGCAGGGTAACACTACTGACGCTGTTAGCATCCAGAGACCCAAGTAAACTGGCAGTTGGTTCCAGATCCTGTTTCCTGCACTGCATTACACTTGCATCTGAACATAAACAGCTTAGCACAAAACCTAAACCAAAATATCCAGGTAAGAACGAGAAAGGCCAGTAAACGTCTACagcctgggaagacagaacaCTGTTTAGCAGCTACTGACTTGATGGAAATTTAAGAACATTCAAACATAAATATTCACTCCCTATTTCCAAccaagggtcttttttttttttcttctttttttttcggagctggggaccgaacccaggaccttgtgcttgctaggctagtgctctaccactgagctaaatccccaaccccccaaccaaGGGTCTTAACCTGAGGCTGAGCTAAATACTTTGCTTCCAGGTGTTTTGATTTTACTTCATTTACtaatttttcaaatacatttcaAAAGGGAACAACTTTACTCCAAGTACTGAGCTAGGCATTAGGGattctgagatttctttttttttttttttaaagggggtgCTCTACCTTCCAAGCACTCCTATTCTGATGACAGTTAATGCTGTCAAGTTGAAATTCAAGAATAACCAAAAAGACAAGTCTCTGGACCGGCCTGTGAGGAATTCCCTAGGTCAGTTAACTGAGGTGGAAAGAAGCATTCTAAGTGTGACTGATATCATTCCACACAGGTTCTGGACTGCATATAAAGAGAACGTGAGCTAACCACTAGGATGCATGgcttctgctccctcttctgttATACTGTGACTAgttacttgctgctcttgctaaGATGCTTTCCTACCATGATGGGCTGTATTTCCTTAAACTCTAAGCTGAACTAAAACTTTCCTTCTTCATTAAATTgcttgtcaggtattttgtcatagcaggAAAATCAATCCACACAGGGTATAACTAATGACAGAAAGCTTACAGGAGGTTCTATAGTCTATCACCAACACCAAACCCCAGAAATAGAGACAGTCAATCACAGTACAGTGTAAAATGACACCACCTCCAAGGTAGGAGACCCCAGAAGGCTTCCAACAAGTGACGCGGAAGCCAAGCATAGGAGCACTGCCAGCCAAAAGGGCGAGTGGTGGGCCAACAAATGAGCATTCTCCAACTATCACCGTTCTAATATTCCTACTACACAACTGTCCTGGCTTGCTAGTCTGTCACAGAAGCTGCAGTAGAAGAGGTTTGTGTGGGTTTGAGTTTgcggaagaaaggggaagggagaagctgCAGGCAGGATGAGGGGCTGAGGAAGGCATTTCTCACTCATACTGTTTAACTGACTGCAGTGGCTGCTGGGCGGACACTCTACAGACACCTGGCCCACAATGCCTGGACCAAGGGGTGTCAGAAATATGGCCTCAAGCCCCAAGAAGAAGAATGTGGGCAAGACACACAACACCAACAGAGTGCAAAAATGACCAAAACAGAAAGTGCAGactgtaaaaagagaaaaatggagcaTGGCGCctttataaagacaacatttataaGGAAATGCTAGAAGCCACTAGAGGTCCCTGAAAAGGAACTCTCACAGAGAAGATTCACAcacaaaagcaattttaaaaggtTAGCAAAGGTTCTCACTCCAATATCCTGGGCACTAAAATAGCTAAATCAGCGGTGGATGTGAGATTTAATTTGTATTCACAGTACTATGGAAAAGACACAATCACCTCTCCTTACCGGTATATGAGGCTCAGCTATATCCTTTTGGAAATATTTGGGATGTGAATTAATAATAAACTTTGCTGCAGTCTCTCCAGATTTCTTTGCCAATAAAAACGAACgctaaataagaaaaaatacaaattagCGCTTAACATATAATAATTTAGACTTAAGCAAAACTACACCTTCAGCAAAAATTGCTCCCTTTCTACCAGAAAAAATACAATAATACAAGAACTCCCAATTACAAACCAAGTTATAGTACTTCACAGATCTCATTTCTGAGTATGCCATTAATTTCAGgtcatgttttatatataatacactACAGACACATATGGTTTGCTTAAGTGTTAGAGTCAAGACCTTAATattaaaaaagcaacaaaaactaaaccaaaatcATTTTCAGAATACttaaatattttttgataaaattaAGATTCAGAATCTACCAATTTGTCAGTATTTGTAAGCTTTCCAaggtttcttattttattttaataatttagctACTTATATATCCTTACACAAACCAGTAAGGCTTTTAAAAGTCACTAGAAAAGTGACACACTAGTACTCACAGACTCCATCGCAGAGGTTGGTATGAGGTAAGGGTCATCCTGAAACACGTAAGGTGCAGCTGTAGGATCCTGTGGAAAAGGCACATACATCTTGTTAGATTTTCACTAAAATCCTCTAAGCTTGAATGATCACAAGTTCTGTAAATAACGTTTTAGACAGTATATATGCATGTAGGAATATGGTCATATGCCTGcacatataaaaagaaaacacacatatcaGTAAGACTTTCCCCCAACTTTTGCACAACATAGAGTTGTTAAGTACAAACCCCCATAGCTCCATCTTAAAAggttttttcttctcttggttctaggatagaacccagggtctcacacaTTAATTAGTAAGCATTTTAGCACTGTGCTAATTCCTCAGTCTATTTCGTAGGATTTCAGTCTGTTGTCAGGACTATCACTGCTTTAAACTCTAGTTAAGGACCCATGAATTAACTGCTCCCGCCAGCGGTTTCCTGCAATAAGATTTCTTTCACTGCACAGTCACTATGCACCCATGTGCAACTTTACTTGATAGTTCCTTCTCCGGGGGCTTGGGAATATCTAAACAGATACAGCACTTGCCAAACAAGCATGAGTCCTAAGTAAGTATGGGATGGGTATGCCAGCActcctataattctagcactcacaACGCAGGGACAAGAGATTCCCAGAATACTGGCTAGTTAAACTAGCCTTTCAGCTGAGCTCTTGAAATTGGCTGAAATCTTGCCTCCAATGAATCAGTGGACAGTTGTTGAGCAGTTCATTTGTCTGTAAATAGGCATCTGAAATTCTACTcagaactgtgtgtgtgactcttgGAGACCTATCCTCCCGTTAGGGCCTTCTATGTGGACAACTGACCTCAGAGCTTTGGGGGTTTTTTTGATCTATCCTATACCCACAATGTAGATCagactgggattaaaagcatgttctACTGCACCTATCCAAGGATCTATATTTTGACCAATGTATTACCACCAGCAGGAAATACCCATGTCTCAGAGTCTGTACAAAGACAAAGACATGGTTCCCGAATCCCTTAGAAACAAGcacctctttttttattaactaattaattacttcatgttatttttagaaacatattttaagaaGCTTTTCCAGTGATAAAAATGATTAGTATGAGCTGGGCcccatagtgcacacctgtaaaaAATCCtaagacttgggaggcagagacaagaggatctttgagcacaaggccagcctgatctacatagcaagtaccaggacagccagaactatatTATagagagcaaacaaaacaaacaaacacacaactaTCAGTATGCTGCAAAAACACTACATGGGCATCACACCCTAGCCAGCCCTATGCTGGTCACTGTAAAACCTGTTTTCCCACTTTCCAAAAGTAGGGAttgaattatcttttaaaaaaatttctagaTGCACAACAGCTTAATTATGAATAAAGAGCTATAACATTGAATGTATTATTAACCTTGAAAAGCCTACTTACCCTGGTTACTGTGGATGCAAGTGCTTGAAGAACGGCCACTTTATCCCTAGAATTAGAACCACAGGTCAGCCTTTATCAAGATTAAAATACTTACAAAATAAACACGTCAGTCTACTCTCATAGGACACTGGGCATAAATCAAGACAGACAGTTCAGCTCTCACCCAGGGCCAGGACTTATTTCTCAAAGGGAGGAA is part of the Rattus norvegicus strain BN/NHsdMcwi chromosome 4, GRCr8, whole genome shotgun sequence genome and encodes:
- the Ptcd3 gene encoding small ribosomal subunit protein mS39 isoform X4, yielding MFHASPASRPCRRRAFPTCSARSSKMAAAAAARCLPFRSGLVLLRTTRETGVYEPKLCCRFYPGSESLPKVEGTDITGIEEIVIPKKKTWDKVAVLQALASTVTRDPTAAPYVFQDDPYLIPTSAMESRSFLLAKKSGETAAKFIINSHPKYFQKDIAEPHIPCLMPEYLEPQIEGVSEAALKERVKLKRVKASVDIFDQLLQAGTTVSLETTNSLLDLLCYYGDQEPPADYPFQQTEHLENLEEAAEENNQTPRMESGLWKAQNNAERIFALMPEKNARSYCTMIRGMVKHRAYAQALNLYTELLNNRLSADVYTFNALIEAKTFIPNEKFEEKWNDILDLLRHMVAQKVKPNLQTFNTTLKCLRKFHSLGRLPALQILREMKHIGIEPSLATYHHIIHLFYPRGSSIKIPSLIIYDIMNELEGRTFSPQDLDDDKFFQSAMTVCSSLRDLELAYQLHGLLNTGDNRKLIGPDSQRKAYYSKFFSLICSLEQIDVTLKWYKDLIPSVFLPHSQIFIGLLQAVDVANRLEMVPQIWKVKNMAILFEVP